TATAATAATGAAAGGATACTCATGACGCTAAAATAATGACTATGGAACGACTCTAAGGGTTCAAAGAAAagaccataacaataaataaaatctccgcccacgcgaacaagtgcgAGGCTCAATCGCTAGCTCAGTGAAtaaataacacttaaccacaaccgtttttattggggacaagtcaCAAAACATGCTAGCATGTCAAacagaaaataacataaaaatgccctttcagaaacaataaataattttcaatctCATCATGTTTATCTTGTACTATAATACAATTAACAATTCATTAATAAGCTCGGTAACCACtgtataatatcaatattcacatttgggaggtttcaatgaacggatcatgtaatcggtataactgTGGATTTCTTCGCAATaagtcaaatataacggtagtccctactcgagggaaatTAGTAATGGTATACATTCCCACTGGCGAGGGTTGTAACGGTAATCTGTAATTAcgaggtgcaccaggtctaacgaacctgTCGTTAACTACGGGATCCTTCAATGtctactcccatttatacttgtctATATATTCCGTATATACtcgtagaaaatattttaaaataatataaggtatttcggttcttatcaaatcatataatttcatttcgatatcagtaaattcaagtaacggtaaaacaAATCTAGTGTCAACGGAAATATTTAAAACAACagtaatcatctcaaataactatttcggtatcatatcgagtaaaagacttgtcccacatgcaactcaaaataatcggtaacatattcatattaaaaatcatgtgtaaatcatgcaagttataaaaatacaaattgctgtaagattactactcacagtactcgtgccgaaataccaaatgcttcacctcgagcaattcgtacaaattcctccaatcaatctataattacataatatcgatCTCATGTTAATTTCCTTGTTCAGGCTAATTCATAGCTAATTTATAATACCCAATCATCGGGGTTCATGTTTGAGTCTTAATTTGTGGATTTATATTTACTCATAGAACTAGTCCAAAATCTATAAATTTCAAACTATTTAGTATACTTTATTTCTCCAAAATTAGACCTATCAGTACTTAAACCAAACCTTTATAGCCTTACCGTCTAtagtaattatttatttatttactaacCAAAAAAAACTGATATTGAATTCTTTTATACTACAAGAAATCGCATAGATGTAGTGAAATAATTCAACTGATAAGAAGAAGATTAACCTCTTGAGCCGAATGAGAACTTTATACTTTCAATTTCAACCCCTAGTTCTTCTTAAAGCCTTTGTAAAAAgctttcttcttcctcctctcttttcttcttttctctttctttccttCCCTGCTTTTGTATTTTTCCGTTTCTGAAGCTTCTGCTTCGTCCCCTTCCACTAACCCTTTTAAAAAAGTTGAGGAAGATATTTTTGTAATGGGCTTCGGCCCTTTTGTCTTAAATTcctaaccccccccccccttttttgttttattagttagttcttttctttctttcttttttttatttaaacttaAATTATTTACTAAATACCCCATTTGTCCTCATTTAAAATATTGGGGATATTACATCCTCCCCACCTTATGAAATTCGGTCCCCGAATTTAACTCAAGTACGTACCTGTAGACTGAAATAAATGGGGGTGCTTGACTCGCATAACATCTTCTATCTCCCAAGTAGCATCTTCAACTATATGATTTCTCCATAAGACTTTTACGAACTCAATTTCTTTTGACCGTAGCTCTCTTACTTGCCTATCAACAATAGCCATCGGTTCTTCCTTGTAAGACAACTTTCCATCAAGCGGTATAGCAGGTGCTTCAAGCACCTGAGATGAGTCTGATATACATTTTCTTAGCATTgagacatgaaacactggatgaataaAGGACAACTCATGAGTGAGTGCCAAACGATAAGCCACAGCTCCCACTCGGTCTAGTATCTCATAAGGTCCTATAAacctggggctcaacttgcctcttTTCCCAAACTGTATCACACCTTTCATATGGGAGACTCGTAGGAACATTTTGTCCCCAATTGTGAATACTAaatctcttcttctcttatcAGCATAAGACTTTTGTCTACTTTGAGCTGTAAGCAATCTCTGTTTGATCAATTGGACCTTGTCCATAGCTTCTTGTACTAGGTCGGGTCCCAATAAGTTAGTCTCACCAGCTTCAAACCATCCGATAAGAGAacgacatcttctaccatacaatgcttcgtacggtgccatttgaatactagACTGGaagctattgttgtaagc
This sequence is a window from Nicotiana tomentosiformis chromosome 5, ASM39032v3, whole genome shotgun sequence. Protein-coding genes within it:
- the LOC138893043 gene encoding uncharacterized protein, with the protein product MAPYEALYGRRCRSLIGWFEAGETNLLGPDLVQEAMDKVQLIKQRLLTAQSRQKSYADKRRRDLVFTIGDKMFLRVSHMKGVIQFGKRGKLSPRFIGPYEILDRVGAVAYRLALTHELSFIHPVFHVSMLRKCISDSSQVLEAPAIPLDGKLSYKEEPMAIVDRQVRELRSKEIEFVKVLWRNHIVEDATWEIEDVMRVKHPHLFQSTGLVEGDEAEASETEKYKSREGKKEKRRKERRKKKAFYKGFKKN